A genomic window from Companilactobacillus alimentarius DSM 20249 includes:
- a CDS encoding MFS transporter produces MSRKTILLMAVVTGVIVANLNFIQPIENLIATDFGISKAVVGMLAMITQLGYALGLLLIVPLGDIFNRYRLIQFMMILSIISLLLAFLSPNATIFAIATALIGITSVAPQIIIPYAGYLAPPLQRGKVLGIVLSGLLTGILLSRSFSGLLGSIMPWQDIYLIAAGIDLIFLVIVNRFLPRDERGHQDLRYWPVIKTLPKLFASQKALRSSAINGFCMFGMSNVLWSTLAFYLAAQYNLGSNVAGLLGLLGIAGVLVAPWVGTLVDERSPRLTIGLSMIFSGVAFVIFWLIGAWLIGLVIGIILLDLGTQFSQVSNQAIVQSLNRKESSRNNSIFMFSYFLGGSFGTLFATWAWSHFGWIGVCLVALVFLIIAIGDHFIIGEPEKLNREA; encoded by the coding sequence ATGTCACGCAAGACCATCTTATTGATGGCAGTAGTCACAGGAGTCATTGTGGCTAATTTAAATTTTATTCAGCCAATTGAAAATCTGATTGCAACTGACTTCGGAATCTCAAAAGCAGTAGTCGGTATGTTAGCTATGATTACTCAACTAGGCTACGCGTTAGGATTATTACTAATTGTCCCGCTGGGCGATATTTTCAATCGTTATCGGTTGATTCAATTCATGATGATTCTATCAATTATTTCATTATTATTGGCCTTTTTATCACCGAATGCGACAATTTTCGCCATTGCGACGGCTTTGATCGGTATCACTTCGGTAGCACCACAGATAATCATTCCTTATGCAGGTTATTTAGCTCCACCACTGCAAAGGGGAAAAGTTTTAGGAATAGTCTTAAGTGGATTATTGACGGGGATTCTTTTGTCACGGTCATTTAGTGGATTATTAGGTAGTATTATGCCATGGCAGGATATTTATTTAATTGCTGCAGGGATCGACTTGATCTTTTTAGTCATCGTTAATCGTTTCTTGCCTCGCGATGAACGTGGTCATCAAGATTTGCGTTACTGGCCAGTTATTAAGACGTTGCCAAAATTATTTGCCAGTCAAAAGGCTTTGAGAAGTTCAGCCATAAACGGATTTTGTATGTTTGGGATGTCGAATGTTTTGTGGTCTACTTTAGCCTTTTATTTAGCAGCTCAATATAATTTAGGCAGTAATGTTGCCGGCTTGTTGGGATTATTAGGTATAGCAGGAGTTTTAGTAGCTCCTTGGGTAGGTACTTTAGTCGATGAACGTTCGCCACGATTGACAATTGGCTTGAGTATGATTTTTTCTGGAGTTGCTTTTGTGATTTTTTGGTTGATCGGTGCTTGGTTGATTGGTTTAGTTATTGGAATCATTCTCTTGGATTTAGGAACACAGTTCAGTCAAGTTTCCAATCAAGCTATCGTACAATCGTTGAATCGCAAAGAAAGCAGTCGTAATAATTCTATTTTTATGTTCAGTTACTTTTTAGGTGGTTCATTTGGAACTTTATTTGCTACTTGGGCTTGGAGTCATTTCGGCTGGATCGGCGTTTGTTTAGTAGCACTTGTCTTCCTGATTATTGCTATTGGTGATCATTTTATTATTGGAGAACCTGAAAAATTAAATAGAGAAGCGTAG
- a CDS encoding cation:proton antiporter, which translates to MEKFSLLIVLFAALATPLITAKFHLQRMPTAISEIIMGIIIGKTGFNFVQPDSSLQYVANLGVIMLIFLGGMEIDFSLLEPKKGQYSPLGTSLAGFGSIFFLSLILSGILYALGIFSEFILAVILFSTIALGVIISLLKEVGLLDTDYGQTILLTSAFGEFIPLVALTVYAAVKRQNYLSVLGLPVIFIIAIILLRRFNRIYVFFEKIDKSTTQLDIRLAFFLIFTLVTFAEQIGAENILGAFLAGAVMKLLRPKEDTEEKLSSMGYGFFIPVFFITTGVKLNLRTLLTNKEALILIPVFFIAFILSKTIVYFVFRKRFGRRYSAAATILASTTITLVLPILEVGKNLKLITTPQAGAITLAAIITCLIGPTLFNKILSKGNTETKEA; encoded by the coding sequence ATGGAAAAATTTTCGCTATTAATTGTTTTATTTGCGGCTTTAGCTACGCCGTTAATTACTGCTAAATTTCATTTGCAAAGAATGCCGACAGCTATTTCTGAGATAATTATGGGAATCATCATCGGAAAGACTGGTTTCAATTTTGTGCAGCCAGATTCTAGTCTGCAATATGTTGCTAATTTAGGTGTGATAATGCTGATTTTCTTAGGTGGTATGGAAATCGACTTCTCTTTACTGGAACCTAAGAAAGGACAATATTCGCCATTAGGAACGTCACTTGCTGGGTTTGGATCAATCTTCTTTTTGTCATTGATTCTAAGCGGAATCTTGTATGCACTGGGTATTTTCAGTGAGTTTATCTTAGCGGTTATTTTATTTAGTACGATTGCTCTAGGAGTTATCATTTCACTATTGAAAGAAGTGGGACTACTCGATACTGACTATGGACAGACGATTTTACTGACGTCGGCTTTTGGTGAGTTCATTCCATTGGTAGCCTTGACAGTTTATGCGGCGGTAAAACGTCAGAATTATTTGTCGGTTCTAGGTTTACCAGTGATCTTTATCATTGCAATTATCTTATTGAGGCGATTTAACCGAATTTATGTCTTCTTTGAAAAAATAGATAAGTCAACGACGCAACTTGATATTCGTTTGGCCTTTTTCTTGATTTTTACGTTGGTAACTTTTGCTGAACAAATTGGTGCTGAGAATATTTTAGGTGCATTCTTAGCCGGAGCAGTTATGAAATTGTTACGGCCCAAGGAAGATACTGAGGAGAAATTAAGTTCAATGGGATACGGGTTCTTTATTCCAGTTTTCTTTATTACTACTGGTGTGAAATTGAATCTGCGAACATTATTAACCAATAAAGAAGCTTTGATTCTGATTCCGGTCTTCTTCATTGCCTTTATTTTGTCAAAGACTATCGTCTACTTTGTCTTCAGAAAGAGATTTGGAAGACGTTATTCAGCTGCGGCAACAATCTTAGCTTCAACAACGATAACTTTGGTCTTGCCAATTTTGGAAGTAGGAAAGAATCTGAAATTGATCACAACTCCACAAGCAGGAGCAATCACTCTGGCTGCAATTATAACTTGTTTAATTGGACCAACGTTGTTCAATAAAATTCTTAGCAAAGGTAACACTGAGACAAAAGAAGCCTAA
- a CDS encoding lactate oxidase, whose translation MKKKYEASTEEKHLEIVNIASLEKRVKDHMSNEKGAFGYIRGGSEDEWTMKQNTEAFSKKKIMPRVLQGIDHADLSTKLWDIDLKTPIIEAPSAAHGLAHAKGEVDTAKGVADAGSIFSMSTYGSTSVQDAAAAAPDAPQFFQLYMSKDDKFNEFLIKEAVKAGVKAIVLTVDSTLGGYREEDIINKFQFPLPMPNLAAFSEGDGEGKGISEIYAAAKQGIVPSDIQKIKDMSGLPVIVKGIQSPDDAELAIDFGADGIWISNHGGRQLDGGPASFDVLPTIASAVDKRVPVIFDSGVRRGEHVFKALASGADLVAVGRPIIYGLNLGGAQGVTDVINHLNMELSITMQLAGTKTINDVKNNQLLD comes from the coding sequence ATGAAGAAAAAATATGAAGCAAGTACCGAAGAAAAACATTTGGAAATTGTAAATATTGCCAGTCTTGAAAAACGCGTCAAGGACCACATGAGCAATGAAAAGGGTGCTTTTGGCTATATCCGCGGCGGTTCAGAAGACGAGTGGACTATGAAGCAAAACACCGAAGCTTTCAGTAAGAAAAAGATTATGCCTCGTGTCTTGCAAGGTATCGATCACGCCGATTTAAGTACAAAATTATGGGACATTGACTTGAAGACTCCAATCATTGAAGCTCCATCAGCTGCCCATGGGTTAGCACATGCTAAAGGTGAAGTTGATACTGCTAAGGGTGTTGCGGATGCCGGTTCTATCTTTTCAATGAGCACTTATGGAAGTACTTCTGTTCAAGATGCAGCTGCAGCTGCACCGGATGCACCACAATTTTTCCAACTATATATGAGTAAAGATGATAAATTTAATGAATTCTTGATTAAAGAAGCTGTTAAAGCTGGCGTTAAAGCAATTGTCTTGACGGTTGACTCAACGCTTGGTGGCTATCGTGAAGAGGATATTATCAATAAGTTCCAATTCCCACTGCCAATGCCTAACTTAGCTGCCTTTTCAGAAGGCGATGGCGAAGGTAAAGGCATTTCTGAGATTTATGCTGCTGCTAAACAGGGAATTGTTCCTTCCGATATTCAAAAGATCAAGGATATGTCTGGTTTACCAGTAATCGTTAAGGGTATTCAATCCCCTGATGATGCAGAATTGGCCATTGATTTTGGTGCTGATGGTATTTGGATCTCAAATCATGGTGGTCGTCAATTGGATGGTGGACCTGCCTCATTTGATGTATTACCCACAATCGCTTCGGCTGTTGATAAGCGTGTTCCCGTTATCTTTGATAGTGGTGTAAGACGTGGTGAACATGTCTTCAAAGCCTTGGCCAGTGGAGCTGATTTAGTTGCAGTTGGTCGTCCAATTATTTATGGATTGAATCTTGGTGGCGCTCAAGGTGTCACTGATGTAATCAATCATTTGAATATGGAGTTGTCAATCACAATGCAACTTGCCGGTACTAAGACAATTAATGATGTTAAAAATAATCAATTATTAGATTAG
- a CDS encoding ABC transporter ATP-binding protein — MGIFSRLKWFFKNQWRQYLVGVIALIVVAIFNVIPPRIIGDVVDAVSKRNMTAHFLLVNMLVFLGTAIAQYLLRYLWRKMIFGSSFVLERDLRSRLYRQFMKMDATFYQKWRTGDLMAHATNDIDAVREVAGPGILTLADSIITGTSTILAMGLMISWKLTLWAVLPLLLLGIMANVLGGKVHDAFSKSQAEFSNINNKTQESIVGIKVLKALGQEKEDEEDFNKYVEDNIKANKRSYRLDSLFDPMTTLIMGISYVVTIILGGLSVLNKQITIGQLVSFITYMAQLTWPMYAVGSLFNVLERGSASYDRISELLGEKSSLVHPKHAVESAPDGTLDFNVHSFHYPDDSATALQNVHFQLKEGETLGIVGPTGGGKSTIISLLMRDFDHYDGAIKVGNHDIRKYDVDNYLNTIGYVPQTNFLFSTNIRDNVRFANIEASQEEVEKASRVADLDTDIEKMPNGYDTQVGELGVSLSGGQKQRLAIARAILSNPKLLILDDSLSAVDFKTERNIEQRIAQNRRFATTIIAASRLSSVENANQILVIDHGTIIEKGNHHELLAQKGWYYNTFHLQEKTAQLEGRLNNG, encoded by the coding sequence ATGGGGATTTTTTCTCGTTTAAAGTGGTTTTTTAAAAACCAGTGGAGACAATACTTAGTTGGAGTCATTGCTCTGATTGTGGTTGCGATTTTTAATGTTATTCCTCCACGGATCATTGGGGATGTAGTAGATGCCGTCAGCAAGCGTAATATGACGGCACATTTTCTTCTAGTTAATATGTTGGTCTTTTTAGGAACAGCTATTGCACAGTATTTATTGCGCTATTTATGGCGGAAGATGATTTTTGGCAGTTCTTTTGTTTTGGAAAGAGACTTAAGAAGTCGACTGTATCGCCAATTCATGAAGATGGATGCAACTTTTTATCAAAAGTGGCGAACAGGTGATCTAATGGCTCATGCGACTAATGATATTGATGCGGTTCGTGAAGTTGCTGGACCAGGTATCTTAACGTTAGCTGATTCTATTATTACCGGTACTTCGACAATCCTGGCAATGGGATTAATGATCAGCTGGAAATTAACTCTCTGGGCAGTTTTACCATTACTATTATTGGGAATTATGGCTAATGTCTTAGGTGGAAAAGTTCATGATGCTTTTTCCAAGTCTCAAGCAGAATTTTCCAATATTAATAATAAGACTCAAGAAAGTATCGTTGGTATCAAGGTTCTTAAAGCCTTAGGTCAAGAAAAAGAAGACGAAGAGGATTTTAATAAGTACGTTGAAGATAATATCAAAGCTAATAAACGTTCTTATAGGTTGGATTCATTGTTTGATCCTATGACCACATTGATCATGGGGATTTCATATGTTGTAACAATTATCTTGGGTGGTCTGTCAGTACTTAATAAGCAGATCACAATTGGTCAATTGGTTTCTTTCATTACATATATGGCTCAATTAACTTGGCCAATGTATGCAGTTGGTAGTTTATTCAATGTTTTGGAACGTGGTTCAGCTAGTTATGATCGAATCAGTGAACTGTTAGGTGAAAAATCTTCTTTGGTTCATCCAAAGCACGCAGTGGAATCAGCTCCAGATGGAACTTTGGATTTCAATGTTCATTCATTTCACTATCCAGATGATTCAGCAACAGCTTTGCAAAATGTGCATTTTCAATTAAAAGAAGGGGAAACTCTAGGTATTGTTGGTCCTACTGGTGGTGGTAAATCAACCATCATCAGCTTATTAATGCGTGATTTCGATCATTATGACGGCGCAATCAAAGTTGGTAATCATGATATTCGTAAATATGATGTTGATAATTATTTGAATACGATTGGTTATGTTCCTCAAACTAATTTCTTATTTTCAACTAATATTCGTGACAATGTTCGTTTCGCTAATATTGAAGCTAGTCAAGAAGAGGTTGAAAAAGCTAGCCGGGTGGCTGATTTGGATACTGATATTGAAAAAATGCCTAACGGCTACGACACTCAAGTTGGTGAATTAGGTGTTTCCTTGTCAGGTGGTCAAAAGCAACGTTTGGCGATTGCTCGGGCCATCTTGAGTAATCCTAAATTGTTGATTCTCGATGATTCGCTCTCAGCGGTCGATTTCAAAACTGAACGAAATATTGAACAAAGAATTGCTCAAAATCGTCGTTTTGCGACAACAATTATTGCAGCAAGTCGTTTGAGCTCAGTGGAAAACGCTAATCAAATTCTTGTGATCGACCACGGAACGATAATTGAAAAAGGTAATCATCATGAATTATTGGCTCAAAAGGGTTGGTATTATAATACGTTCCATTTGCAAGAGAAAACAGCCCAATTAGAGGGGAGGTTGAACAATGGATAA